One Arthrobacter sp. StoSoilB19 DNA window includes the following coding sequences:
- the secD gene encoding protein translocase subunit SecD, with the protein MARTGRKKPGLRVLVWLGVILAALTAVLAGGTIAGQASWAPKLALDLEGGTQMILAPKVEGGSDINEQQLNQAVAIIRQRVDGSGVSEAEISTQSGRNVVVSLPGTPSAETRNLIQASADMNFRPVLLNGDGAAVPAESQTPEDQLPKPTAEPANSSDTNWITPEIYKQFEALDCNSAAAEKAQRSDPTKPLVTCEPATDKSPAIKYILGPVEVKGSNIVTSSFQLQQGAQGAVTNEWAVNIQFDAEGTAKFKEVTERLNQFYVAAGGQSGTDPKSQFAIVLDDQVISAPRSLAVITDGRPQITGGFNEKTAKALSDQLKFGALPISFDIQSEQQISATLGGEQLRMGLLAGLIGLLLVVVYSLFQYRALGFVTIASLVVAGALTYLAIAILGWTENYRLSLAGVAGIIVAIGQTADSFIVYFERIRDELREGRGLVSAVENGWKRAKRTVLASKAVNLLAALVLYFVAVGNVRGFAFTLGLTAIADLIVVFMFTHPTLQLLARTRFFGEGHKFSGLDPERLGAVPLYRGAGRVRTPEDKPVVVRTKNTGAAAEAERRMTIAERRLAEKQEQLAGSSKTSAKENK; encoded by the coding sequence ATGGCACGAACTGGCCGCAAGAAACCAGGGCTCCGCGTCCTGGTCTGGCTTGGTGTAATCCTGGCAGCGCTGACCGCCGTCCTGGCCGGCGGCACCATTGCCGGACAGGCCAGCTGGGCACCCAAGCTGGCGCTGGACCTCGAGGGCGGCACCCAGATGATCCTGGCCCCGAAGGTGGAGGGCGGTTCGGACATCAACGAACAGCAGCTCAACCAGGCGGTGGCGATCATCCGCCAGCGCGTTGACGGTTCCGGCGTCTCCGAGGCGGAAATCAGCACCCAGTCAGGGCGCAACGTGGTGGTCAGCCTTCCCGGCACACCCTCTGCCGAGACGCGCAACCTGATCCAGGCCTCGGCGGACATGAACTTCCGCCCTGTCCTCCTCAATGGCGACGGCGCAGCAGTTCCTGCCGAGTCGCAGACGCCGGAGGACCAGCTGCCCAAGCCGACCGCCGAGCCTGCCAACAGCAGTGACACCAACTGGATCACGCCCGAGATCTACAAGCAGTTCGAGGCACTCGACTGCAACAGTGCCGCTGCGGAGAAAGCCCAGCGGTCGGATCCCACCAAGCCGCTGGTGACCTGCGAGCCGGCCACGGACAAGTCGCCGGCCATCAAGTACATCCTGGGTCCCGTGGAGGTGAAGGGCAGCAACATCGTCACCTCGTCCTTCCAGCTGCAGCAGGGCGCACAGGGGGCTGTCACCAATGAATGGGCCGTCAACATCCAGTTCGACGCCGAGGGTACAGCCAAGTTCAAAGAGGTCACCGAACGGCTCAACCAGTTCTACGTGGCAGCCGGCGGCCAGTCGGGCACCGACCCCAAGTCCCAGTTCGCCATTGTGCTGGATGACCAGGTCATCTCCGCCCCGCGTTCCCTGGCTGTCATCACTGACGGCCGTCCGCAGATTACCGGTGGCTTCAATGAGAAGACGGCCAAGGCACTCTCCGACCAGTTGAAGTTCGGCGCCCTTCCCATCAGCTTCGACATCCAGAGCGAGCAGCAGATTTCCGCCACGCTCGGTGGCGAACAGCTGCGCATGGGCCTGCTGGCCGGCCTGATCGGGCTCCTGCTCGTGGTGGTCTACTCGCTGTTCCAGTACCGTGCCCTGGGCTTCGTCACCATCGCATCGCTGGTGGTGGCCGGTGCCCTGACGTACCTGGCCATCGCGATCCTGGGCTGGACGGAGAACTATCGGCTGTCACTGGCCGGCGTGGCCGGCATCATCGTGGCCATCGGGCAGACGGCAGACTCCTTCATCGTCTACTTCGAACGCATCAGGGATGAACTGCGTGAAGGGCGCGGCCTGGTATCCGCCGTCGAAAACGGCTGGAAGCGCGCCAAGCGCACCGTCCTCGCCTCCAAGGCCGTTAACCTCCTGGCCGCACTGGTCCTGTACTTCGTGGCAGTGGGCAACGTCCGCGGCTTCGCCTTCACCCTGGGCCTGACCGCCATCGCCGACCTCATCGTGGTGTTCATGTTCACCCACCCCACGCTGCAGCTCCTGGCCCGTACCCGGTTCTTCGGTGAAGGCCACAAGTTCTCCGGCCTCGACCCCGAACGGCTGGGTGCCGTCCCGCTGTACCGCGGCGCCGGACGCGTCCGCACCCCGGAGGACAAGCCCGTGGTGGTCCGCACCAAGAACACAGGGGCGGCTGCCGAGGCCGAGCGCCGCATGACCATCGCCGAGCGGCGCCTGGCAGAGAAGCAGGAACAGTTGGCTGGTTCGTCCAAGACCTCCGCGAAGGAGAACAAGTAA
- the yajC gene encoding preprotein translocase subunit YajC, whose amino-acid sequence MSILLFVMLGVFIFMMFRRNKKTQQQQAELQSKFAPGVEVMTSFGLFGRIVDIDEAENKVTLELSPGNLATVHRQAVTKVVEPVAEPAAQPADASPVVPDDASSLTTPESGSTATGAETPEETLKRLNDEGKKDS is encoded by the coding sequence ATGTCAATTCTCCTGTTCGTCATGCTCGGCGTATTCATCTTCATGATGTTCCGCCGCAACAAGAAGACGCAGCAGCAGCAGGCAGAGCTCCAGTCGAAGTTTGCCCCGGGCGTGGAGGTCATGACCAGCTTTGGCCTTTTCGGCCGGATCGTGGACATCGACGAGGCCGAGAACAAGGTCACCCTTGAACTTTCCCCCGGCAACCTGGCCACTGTGCACCGCCAGGCCGTCACCAAGGTCGTTGAGCCGGTGGCAGAACCCGCCGCCCAGCCGGCCGACGCCTCCCCGGTGGTTCCGGATGATGCGTCCTCCCTCACCACTCCGGAGTCCGGAAGCACCGCAACAGGTGCCGAGACTCCCGAGGAAACCCTGAAGCGCCTCAACGACGAGGGCAAAAAGGACAGCTAG
- the ruvB gene encoding Holliday junction branch migration DNA helicase RuvB: MAEPSLVAAGEEPEERAIEAALRPKNLDDFVGQHRVRKQLSLVLQASRMRGRTADHVLFSGPPGLGKTTLAMIVAAEMNAPLRLSSGPAIQHAGDLAAILSSLSEGEVLFLDEIHRMSRPAEEMLYMAMEDFRVDIVVGKGAGATAIPLELPPFTLVGATTRAGLLPGPLRDRFGFTGHLEFYSVPELELVLRRSAGLLDLKVNSAGFAEIAGRSRGTPRIANRLLRRVRDWALVHGVEQIDARTASAALDMYEVDKKGLDRLDRAVLDALITKFGGGPVGLSTLAIAVGEETETVETVAEPFLVREGLLGRTPRGRIAMAPAWTHLGYAIPSGVFAQEQLDLFEPAGGDAAAGDWAPESQ; the protein is encoded by the coding sequence GTGGCTGAACCGTCCCTGGTCGCAGCGGGGGAGGAGCCGGAGGAGCGTGCCATTGAGGCGGCGCTCAGGCCCAAGAACCTTGACGACTTCGTTGGCCAGCACCGGGTGCGCAAGCAGCTGTCGCTGGTGCTCCAGGCGTCCCGGATGCGCGGACGGACTGCCGACCACGTGCTGTTCTCCGGGCCGCCCGGCCTGGGCAAGACCACCCTGGCGATGATCGTTGCCGCCGAGATGAACGCGCCGCTGCGCCTCAGCAGCGGACCTGCCATCCAGCACGCCGGCGACCTCGCAGCAATCCTGTCCTCGCTCTCTGAGGGCGAGGTCCTGTTCCTGGACGAGATCCACCGCATGTCCCGGCCTGCAGAGGAAATGCTCTACATGGCAATGGAGGACTTCCGCGTTGACATCGTGGTGGGCAAAGGGGCCGGTGCCACCGCCATCCCGCTCGAGCTGCCGCCGTTCACCCTGGTGGGCGCCACCACCCGCGCGGGACTGCTGCCGGGACCGCTGCGCGACCGGTTCGGCTTCACCGGGCACCTCGAGTTCTACTCGGTTCCGGAGCTGGAACTGGTGCTGCGGCGTTCTGCCGGACTGCTGGACCTGAAGGTCAACTCGGCCGGCTTCGCCGAAATCGCCGGCCGTTCCCGCGGCACTCCCCGTATTGCCAACCGGCTGTTGCGGCGCGTCCGGGACTGGGCGCTGGTGCACGGCGTCGAACAAATCGACGCCAGGACCGCGTCCGCTGCCCTGGACATGTATGAGGTGGACAAAAAGGGTCTGGACCGGCTGGACCGGGCCGTCCTCGACGCACTCATCACCAAGTTCGGCGGCGGTCCGGTCGGACTGTCCACCCTCGCCATCGCCGTCGGTGAAGAAACCGAAACCGTTGAGACAGTCGCCGAACCGTTCCTGGTCCGGGAGGGCTTGCTGGGCCGTACGCCCCGCGGCAGGATTGCCATGGCACCGGCATGGACGCACCTGGGCTATGCCATCCCGTCCGGTGTCTTCGCGCAGGAGCAACTGGACCTTTTCGAGCCCGCCGGGGGCGATGCCGCGGCGGGGGACTGGGCCCCGGAGAGCCAATAG
- the ruvA gene encoding Holliday junction branch migration protein RuvA, which produces MISFLRGTVAHVGLSTAVIDLNGAGMSVNATPQTLSRLHVGEQGQLFTSLIVREDSLTLFGFASDDEREVFDILLSVSGVGPRLALAVLAVHDPEAIRVAAHTGDSKTFTKVPGIGPKVAGRIVLELAGKLVPHGTAAAPGAATPAEAAWKPQVVAAMTSLGWSEKDASTSIDKALAEDPEVSFRGNVPEILRTTLRWLGQDGARAGNRVGTRG; this is translated from the coding sequence TTGATCAGTTTCCTCCGCGGAACCGTAGCGCATGTTGGCCTGTCCACGGCCGTGATAGACCTCAACGGTGCCGGGATGAGCGTCAACGCCACGCCCCAGACGCTCAGCAGGCTGCACGTGGGTGAACAAGGCCAGCTGTTCACCTCCCTGATCGTGCGGGAAGACTCGCTGACGCTCTTTGGCTTCGCCTCCGACGACGAACGCGAGGTCTTCGACATCCTGCTGAGTGTCAGCGGCGTCGGTCCCCGGCTTGCGCTTGCAGTCCTGGCCGTCCACGATCCCGAAGCAATCAGGGTTGCCGCGCACACAGGGGACAGCAAGACCTTCACGAAGGTCCCCGGAATCGGCCCCAAGGTGGCCGGCAGGATAGTGCTGGAGCTGGCTGGAAAGCTCGTCCCGCACGGAACCGCTGCGGCCCCCGGTGCCGCCACGCCCGCAGAAGCTGCCTGGAAGCCCCAGGTGGTGGCCGCCATGACCAGCCTGGGCTGGTCCGAAAAGGACGCCTCCACCAGCATCGACAAAGCCCTTGCGGAGGACCCGGAAGTGTCCTTCCGCGGCAACGTGCCCGAAATCCTGCGCACCACCCTCCGCTGGCTGGGCCAGGACGGCGCCCGGGCAGGCAACCGCGTAGGCACCCGTGGCTGA
- the ruvC gene encoding crossover junction endodeoxyribonuclease RuvC translates to MTLRVLGVDPGLTRCGIGVVDVERNRRASMVAVGVVGTSPEETLDRRLLVIATAIDEWLDRYEPDVLAVERVFSQLNVSTVMGVAQASGVVIAAAARRGIPVALHTPSEVKAAVTGSGSSNKDAVTKLVTKILRLDAPPRPADAADALALAITHAWRAGSGAAVATTGPGSSSLTPAQRAWAEAEAKARRAR, encoded by the coding sequence GTGACACTCCGCGTCCTCGGCGTTGATCCCGGCCTAACCCGGTGCGGCATTGGCGTGGTGGATGTTGAGCGGAACCGGCGGGCCAGCATGGTGGCCGTCGGCGTGGTAGGCACGTCCCCCGAGGAGACGCTGGACCGGCGCCTGCTGGTGATCGCCACGGCAATTGACGAATGGCTTGACCGCTACGAGCCGGACGTCCTCGCCGTCGAACGCGTCTTTTCCCAGCTCAACGTCAGCACGGTGATGGGCGTAGCCCAGGCTTCCGGCGTGGTCATCGCTGCGGCGGCCCGCCGGGGAATTCCGGTGGCGCTGCACACGCCATCAGAGGTCAAGGCCGCCGTGACCGGGAGCGGGTCCTCCAACAAGGACGCCGTGACCAAGCTGGTCACCAAGATCCTCCGCCTTGACGCGCCGCCGCGTCCGGCCGACGCCGCCGACGCGCTGGCGCTGGCCATCACGCACGCGTGGCGGGCCGGAAGCGGCGCGGCCGTGGCCACCACGGGTCCCGGCAGCTCATCCCTGACGCCCGCGCAGCGGGCATGGGCCGAGGCGGAGGCGAAGGCGCGCCGTGCACGCTGA
- a CDS encoding YebC/PmpR family DNA-binding transcriptional regulator, translating into MSGHSKWATTKHKKAIIDSRRAKSFAKLIKNIEVAARMGGPDLAGNPGLELAVTKAKKTSVPNDNIDRAIKRGAGLTGEVVDYTEIMYEARGPQGSALLIECLTDNKNRAASEVRLAISRNGGTIADPGSVSYLFTRKGVVNLPKNGLSEDDVLMAVLDAGAEEVKDNGETFEIHSEPGDLPAIREALKEAGIEYDTDEVEFVPSMQVELDVDGARKFLKLADALEDLDDVQNVYSNADLSDEVQAALESE; encoded by the coding sequence ATGTCAGGCCACTCCAAATGGGCAACGACCAAGCACAAAAAGGCGATCATTGACAGCCGCCGCGCAAAGTCGTTTGCCAAACTGATCAAGAACATCGAAGTTGCCGCCCGGATGGGTGGACCGGACCTCGCCGGCAACCCCGGCCTGGAACTGGCCGTTACCAAGGCCAAGAAAACGTCCGTCCCCAACGACAACATTGACCGCGCCATCAAGCGCGGCGCCGGGCTCACCGGTGAAGTGGTGGACTACACCGAAATCATGTACGAGGCCCGCGGGCCCCAGGGCTCAGCCCTGCTGATCGAGTGCCTTACCGACAACAAGAACCGGGCGGCTTCCGAAGTAAGGCTGGCCATCTCCCGCAACGGCGGCACCATCGCGGACCCGGGCTCCGTCAGCTACCTCTTCACCCGCAAGGGTGTTGTGAACCTGCCCAAGAACGGCCTGAGCGAGGACGACGTCCTGATGGCCGTCCTCGACGCAGGCGCGGAGGAAGTCAAGGACAACGGCGAGACCTTCGAGATCCATTCGGAGCCGGGAGATCTTCCCGCCATCCGCGAAGCACTCAAGGAAGCCGGCATCGAGTACGACACCGACGAAGTTGAGTTCGTGCCCTCAATGCAGGTTGAGCTGGATGTGGACGGCGCCCGCAAGTTCCTGAAGCTTGCCGACGCCCTCGAGGACCTCGACGACGTCCAGAACGTGTACAGCAACGCCGACCTCAGCGACGAAGTCCAGGCCGCCCTGGAATCCGAGTGA
- the pdxT gene encoding pyridoxal 5'-phosphate synthase glutaminase subunit PdxT: MTNPPSAAPARVGSGLRIGVLALQGDFREHLRAAEATGAQGVAVRRPEELDGLDGLIIPGGESTTIDKLARAFDLADPLRKYIAEGLPVYGSCAGMILLASDIADPATDLSGAPQQTFGGLDITVRRNAFGRQRESFETDLEFKGLEFSATESGVAPVHAVFIRGPWVERVGADVEVLAQVEPADPGQASHAAALPGTARIVAVRSGQLLATSFHPEVTGEKRVHELFIRMIRGEA; this comes from the coding sequence ATGACGAATCCCCCCTCTGCTGCTCCTGCGCGCGTGGGCTCAGGCCTGCGGATCGGCGTCCTGGCCCTCCAGGGAGACTTCCGCGAACACCTCCGCGCTGCCGAAGCCACCGGCGCGCAGGGCGTGGCTGTCCGCCGCCCGGAGGAGCTGGACGGCCTGGACGGCCTTATCATTCCCGGAGGCGAATCCACCACCATCGACAAGCTGGCGAGGGCCTTCGACCTTGCAGACCCGCTCCGGAAGTACATCGCCGAGGGACTGCCGGTCTATGGCTCCTGCGCAGGGATGATCCTGCTTGCCTCGGACATCGCCGATCCTGCCACCGATCTTTCGGGCGCCCCCCAGCAGACGTTCGGCGGCCTGGACATCACCGTCCGCCGCAACGCCTTTGGCCGGCAGCGCGAGTCCTTCGAAACCGATCTGGAGTTCAAGGGCCTGGAATTCAGCGCCACGGAATCAGGCGTGGCACCCGTGCACGCTGTCTTCATCCGCGGTCCGTGGGTGGAGCGGGTCGGTGCGGACGTGGAGGTCCTGGCGCAGGTGGAACCGGCGGACCCCGGCCAGGCGTCCCACGCCGCAGCGCTGCCCGGGACGGCTAGAATTGTCGCAGTGCGTTCCGGCCAGCTGCTGGCCACCTCCTTCCACCCGGAAGTGACCGGCGAGAAACGCGTACACGAACTTTTTATCCGCATGATCAGAGGAGAAGCGTAA
- a CDS encoding Mur ligase family protein, whose translation MVFFSVPLGKLVRRVSRLRGGGSALPGLVVEKIDPGFMRRTLTTLPHGVAVVSGTNGKTTTTKMVVELLESQGLKVFTNRTGSNFTRGVAAALLGEVDWRGRLDADVAVLELDEAHAVHFVNSVPPRYCLLLNVLRDQLDRFGEIDKTAQLLQHIASKTTGTVVLNREDPRVARIAETLTGQEVKYFGLDDSLLGTFPNDDDMRAAPGSPAPAGLQEKPAADVVLRKVGADSAEFEYDGGTVTTAMKLRGVYNIFNAAAALTLARSICGGGAATADHATLLDALSRVAPAFGRGESLTVDGQPLDLVLVKNPSGFRLGLKSFPAAGYATMIAINDNYADGRDMSWLWDVEFDSLRGAGVEMISGSRAYDMALRLQYDDVQVGAVQTDIPAALAAFIREGQGKPKRIFCTYTAMLAIRRELSKITTVEVVS comes from the coding sequence ATGGTCTTCTTCAGTGTTCCGCTCGGCAAGCTGGTCCGCAGGGTGTCCCGGCTGCGGGGCGGCGGGTCCGCACTTCCAGGACTGGTGGTCGAGAAAATCGATCCCGGCTTCATGCGGCGGACGCTCACCACGCTGCCCCATGGTGTGGCGGTGGTCAGCGGTACCAACGGCAAGACGACCACCACCAAGATGGTGGTCGAACTGCTGGAGAGCCAGGGCCTGAAGGTCTTCACGAACCGGACCGGCAGCAACTTCACCCGGGGCGTGGCGGCGGCCCTCCTCGGCGAGGTGGACTGGCGCGGCAGGCTGGATGCGGACGTCGCGGTGCTGGAACTGGACGAAGCCCATGCGGTCCATTTCGTGAACAGCGTCCCGCCCCGCTACTGCCTCTTACTGAACGTTCTGCGTGACCAACTGGACCGTTTCGGCGAGATCGACAAAACGGCACAGCTCCTGCAGCACATCGCTTCCAAGACCACAGGAACCGTGGTCCTGAACCGCGAGGACCCCCGCGTTGCCAGGATCGCGGAAACACTGACTGGCCAGGAGGTCAAGTACTTCGGCCTTGACGACTCCCTGCTGGGCACCTTTCCCAATGACGACGACATGCGTGCCGCTCCGGGGAGCCCCGCGCCGGCGGGCCTGCAGGAAAAGCCGGCAGCCGACGTCGTGCTCCGCAAAGTGGGCGCGGACAGCGCCGAGTTTGAGTACGACGGCGGGACGGTCACCACGGCGATGAAGCTGCGCGGCGTCTACAACATCTTTAACGCGGCTGCTGCGCTGACGCTGGCCCGCAGCATCTGCGGCGGTGGCGCCGCCACCGCCGACCACGCCACTTTGCTGGACGCGCTGTCCCGGGTGGCGCCGGCCTTCGGCCGCGGCGAAAGCCTGACCGTGGACGGCCAGCCGCTGGACCTGGTGCTGGTGAAGAACCCCAGCGGTTTCCGGCTGGGACTGAAATCCTTCCCCGCCGCCGGGTACGCCACCATGATCGCCATCAACGACAACTACGCGGACGGGCGGGACATGTCCTGGCTGTGGGACGTGGAATTTGATTCCCTGCGCGGGGCGGGGGTGGAAATGATAAGCGGGTCGCGCGCCTACGACATGGCGCTGCGGCTCCAGTACGACGACGTCCAGGTCGGAGCGGTGCAGACCGACATCCCGGCCGCCCTGGCAGCCTTTATCCGGGAGGGCCAGGGCAAGCCCAAAAGGATTTTCTGCACCTACACCGCTATGCTGGCCATCCGCCGCGAGCTGTCCAAAATCACCACCGTGGAGGTTGTCTCGTGA
- a CDS encoding glutamine amidotransferase, with protein MNPAEAATAGGQSKGTLRVVQLYPRDMNIYGDWGNALVLQRRISWHGYTPELLEYNVGDPFPEGVDIIVGGGGQDSGQLVIQDDLQARAGQLKELAEDGTPMLVICGLYQLFGRFFKTRTGAVIPGISILDVETHGTDERLIGNVKVSTNEFGDVLGYENHSGQTTLGSGVRPLGTVAKGTGNNSNDGHEGARYRNIVASYLHGSLLPKNPAIADFLIRTAAERKFGSFSPGNPDDTYAVLAREHAARRPR; from the coding sequence GTGAATCCTGCAGAAGCAGCGACGGCCGGCGGCCAGTCCAAGGGCACCCTCCGGGTGGTGCAGCTGTACCCGCGCGACATGAACATCTACGGCGATTGGGGCAATGCCCTGGTCCTGCAGCGCCGCATTTCCTGGCACGGGTACACCCCTGAACTGCTCGAATACAACGTGGGCGATCCTTTTCCCGAGGGCGTGGACATCATTGTCGGCGGCGGCGGGCAGGACAGCGGGCAACTGGTGATCCAGGACGACCTGCAGGCCCGGGCCGGCCAGCTCAAGGAGCTGGCCGAGGATGGTACGCCGATGCTGGTCATTTGCGGCCTGTACCAGCTTTTTGGCCGGTTCTTCAAAACCCGCACCGGCGCTGTCATCCCGGGCATCAGCATCCTGGACGTGGAAACCCACGGCACCGATGAGCGCCTGATCGGCAACGTCAAAGTCTCAACCAATGAGTTCGGCGACGTCCTCGGCTACGAAAACCACAGCGGCCAAACCACGCTGGGCAGCGGTGTGCGGCCACTCGGTACCGTAGCCAAGGGAACGGGCAACAACAGCAACGACGGCCATGAAGGGGCCCGCTACCGCAACATCGTGGCCAGCTACCTGCACGGCTCGCTGCTGCCGAAGAACCCCGCCATCGCCGACTTCCTCATCCGCACCGCAGCGGAGCGCAAGTTCGGCAGCTTCTCCCCCGGCAACCCGGACGACACCTATGCCGTCCTGGCCCGGGAGCACGCTGCCCGCCGGCCGCGCTGA
- a CDS encoding M3 family metallopeptidase, whose translation MTNPLLSASPLPYGLPPFQTIAVEQYREAINAGLSAHLDEIGAIAGNAQPATFENTALAMERSGQLLNRSAAAFFTLVSADASQEIRELETELSPRFQAHQDEVYLNRALFERFAAIDTDTCDPESARLVEEYLKEFRQSGIQLDAPGQERLRAINAELARLGTEFGQRVKEGMKSAALLLDDAGDLAGLPADDVASAAVAARDAGHDGKYLLTLIQPGNQPALAALENRDVRRRLFEASVARGSDGGSLDVLDLARDMAGLRAEKARLLGFANYAELVVDRQTAPDFEAVRTMLGRMAPAAIRNADAEAAALAGVAGHPLEAWDWAYYSAKVRREKYDVDEQALRPYFELNRTINDGVFFAATSLYGVTFHERTDLHGYHPDVRIWEVRHEDGSALGLFLGDYYARESKRGGAWMNSLVDQSALLGTRPVVINTLNISKPPAGEPTLLTLDELRTLFHEFGHALHGLLSSVTYPRFSGTAVPRDFVEYPSQVNEMWIMWPDVVSNYARHHITGEPLPQDIVDRLEESRLWGEGFATTEYLGAALLDLAWHVLEPGGAPDHVLEFEAKALASAGIAHRLIPPRYRTGYFQHIFAGDGYAAGYYSYIWSEVLDAETVDWFKENGGLTRANGERFRQELLSRGNSRDPLESFRIVRGRDAQLDPLLRRRGLE comes from the coding sequence ATGACGAACCCGCTCCTTTCCGCCAGTCCCCTGCCCTACGGCCTTCCACCGTTCCAAACCATCGCCGTGGAGCAGTACCGTGAAGCCATCAACGCAGGGTTGTCCGCGCACCTGGACGAGATCGGGGCCATCGCCGGCAACGCCCAGCCCGCGACATTCGAGAACACGGCCCTGGCCATGGAACGTTCCGGGCAGTTGCTGAACCGGTCAGCCGCGGCGTTCTTCACCCTGGTGTCGGCAGATGCGTCGCAGGAAATCCGGGAGCTGGAGACAGAACTGTCCCCGCGCTTCCAGGCCCACCAGGACGAGGTGTACCTCAACAGGGCCTTGTTCGAACGCTTCGCCGCCATCGATACGGACACTTGCGATCCCGAGTCGGCCCGCCTGGTGGAGGAATACCTCAAAGAGTTCCGCCAGTCAGGCATCCAGCTGGATGCGCCGGGCCAGGAGCGGCTGCGCGCCATCAACGCCGAACTGGCGCGCCTGGGCACCGAGTTCGGCCAGCGGGTCAAGGAAGGAATGAAGTCCGCCGCACTGCTGCTGGATGACGCGGGCGACCTGGCGGGGCTGCCGGCCGACGACGTCGCCAGCGCAGCGGTTGCAGCCCGCGACGCCGGACACGACGGCAAATACCTGCTCACCCTGATCCAGCCCGGCAACCAGCCTGCCCTCGCCGCACTCGAGAACCGTGACGTCCGCCGTCGCCTGTTCGAAGCCTCCGTGGCGAGGGGCAGTGACGGCGGCAGCCTGGATGTCCTGGACCTGGCCCGGGACATGGCCGGGCTGAGGGCGGAGAAGGCACGGCTGCTGGGGTTCGCCAACTATGCCGAACTTGTGGTTGACCGGCAGACGGCGCCGGACTTCGAAGCGGTCCGGACCATGCTGGGCCGGATGGCGCCGGCCGCCATCCGCAATGCCGACGCCGAGGCGGCGGCGCTGGCCGGGGTTGCCGGCCACCCGCTGGAAGCGTGGGACTGGGCCTACTACTCGGCCAAGGTGCGGCGGGAAAAGTACGACGTCGACGAACAGGCGCTCCGGCCGTACTTTGAACTCAACCGCACCATTAACGACGGCGTGTTTTTTGCGGCCACATCCCTGTACGGCGTCACCTTCCACGAGCGGACCGACCTCCACGGCTACCACCCTGACGTGCGTATCTGGGAGGTCCGCCACGAGGACGGCTCCGCCCTGGGGCTGTTCCTGGGCGACTATTACGCGCGCGAATCGAAGCGCGGCGGCGCCTGGATGAACTCGCTCGTGGACCAATCGGCGCTGCTGGGCACCCGGCCCGTGGTGATCAATACCCTGAATATTTCCAAGCCGCCCGCGGGTGAACCGACGCTTCTCACCCTGGACGAACTGCGGACCCTTTTCCACGAGTTTGGCCACGCGCTGCACGGCCTGTTGTCGAGCGTTACCTATCCGCGCTTTTCAGGCACCGCGGTGCCGCGGGATTTCGTGGAGTACCCGTCGCAGGTGAACGAAATGTGGATCATGTGGCCGGATGTAGTGTCCAACTACGCACGCCACCACATCACCGGCGAGCCGCTGCCGCAGGACATCGTGGACCGGCTGGAGGAATCCCGGCTCTGGGGCGAGGGATTCGCCACCACCGAATACCTGGGAGCTGCCCTTCTTGACCTGGCGTGGCATGTGCTGGAACCGGGCGGTGCCCCTGACCATGTGCTGGAGTTTGAGGCGAAGGCCCTGGCTTCCGCCGGGATCGCCCATCGCCTGATTCCGCCCCGGTACCGCACCGGGTACTTCCAGCACATCTTCGCCGGGGACGGATACGCGGCGGGCTACTACTCCTATATCTGGAGCGAAGTATTGGACGCAGAGACCGTTGACTGGTTCAAGGAGAACGGCGGCCTAACCAGGGCGAACGGCGAACGCTTCCGGCAGGAGTTGCTCTCCCGGGGCAACAGCCGCGACCCGCTGGAATCGTTCCGCATCGTGAGGGGCCGCGACGCACAGCTGGACCCCCTGCTAAGGCGCCGCGGCCTGGAGTAA